A portion of the Calothrix sp. 336/3 genome contains these proteins:
- the cas7d gene encoding type I-D CRISPR-associated protein Cas7/Csc2 encodes MTILSTLKPEFQTSFPRLASGKYIHFIMLRHSQSFPVFQTDGILNTARTQAGLGNTDASKKQISRLVMFKRKQTTPERLAGRELLRGLNLTSADASVKDKYCEYNGENSCKKCPDCIIYGFAIGDSGSERSKVYSDSAFSLSAYEESHRSFTFNAPFEGGTMSEAGEMRSSINELDHVIPEVTFPTVETLRDSTYEGFLYVLGNLLRTKRYGAQESRTGTMRNYLGGIVLCDGEIFSNLHFTQALYDALKGDVDTPVADILQQVETVSNNLLSAEPVRKNKLIFGAELEDLIGEVNQLFQDETRLQETMATLYGQTKAYAESFGALKKKGK; translated from the coding sequence ATGACTATTCTCTCAACCTTAAAACCCGAATTCCAAACCTCATTCCCTCGTCTCGCATCGGGTAAATATATCCACTTTATTATGCTGCGTCACAGTCAATCTTTTCCCGTATTCCAAACCGATGGAATTTTAAATACAGCTAGAACCCAAGCAGGTTTGGGAAATACCGATGCAAGCAAAAAACAAATCAGTCGTTTAGTCATGTTCAAGCGCAAACAAACCACCCCCGAACGACTTGCAGGAAGGGAATTATTACGCGGTTTAAATCTTACTAGTGCTGATGCATCGGTAAAAGATAAATATTGCGAATATAATGGTGAAAATTCCTGTAAAAAATGCCCCGATTGTATTATCTATGGGTTTGCGATCGGTGATAGTGGTTCAGAACGTTCTAAAGTTTATTCCGATTCGGCTTTTTCCCTGAGTGCTTACGAAGAATCCCACCGTAGTTTCACTTTTAATGCACCCTTTGAAGGGGGAACTATGAGCGAAGCAGGGGAAATGCGGAGCAGCATTAACGAATTAGATCATGTAATTCCAGAAGTGACATTTCCGACGGTGGAAACTTTACGCGATTCTACCTATGAAGGGTTTTTGTATGTATTAGGAAATTTGCTACGAACCAAAAGATATGGCGCTCAAGAATCCCGTACCGGAACAATGCGAAATTATCTTGGTGGAATTGTCCTATGTGATGGCGAAATATTCAGCAATTTACATTTTACCCAAGCTCTTTATGATGCATTAAAAGGGGATGTGGATACCCCGGTGGCAGATATTTTACAGCAGGTGGAAACAGTGTCAAATAATTTGTTGAGTGCAGAACCAGTACGGAAAAATAAATTAATTTTTGGTGCAGAATTAGAAGATTTAATTGGTGAAGTCAATCAATTATTTCAAGATGAAACCCGTTTGCAGGAAACCATGGCTACACTCTACGGACAAACAAAAGCCTATGCAGAGTCATTTGGTGCGTTGAAAAAGAAAGGTAAGTAA
- a CDS encoding uridine kinase: MMNIEYLADSILRKQSELSVDRGFLVAISGIDGSGKGYITEKLITALNEQNINAISINLDAWHKLPNERFNSEHPAEHFYHHAFHFDALFQQLLLPLKSQRMINLTTVLTGISGIPQTYHYQFQNVDVIVIEGIFLLKRSLLHFYDFKIWIDCSFETALERAIQRNQEGISLEQIIEDYQKIYFPAQKAHLAIDNPKSSTDMIYINDAKLF; encoded by the coding sequence ATGATGAATATTGAATATTTAGCTGATTCTATCCTCCGAAAGCAATCAGAATTGTCAGTAGATAGAGGTTTTTTAGTTGCTATTAGTGGTATTGATGGTTCTGGCAAAGGTTATATTACTGAAAAACTAATAACTGCTCTCAATGAGCAAAATATTAATGCTATCTCCATTAACTTAGATGCTTGGCATAAGCTACCAAATGAGCGATTTAATTCTGAGCATCCAGCAGAGCATTTTTACCACCATGCTTTTCATTTTGATGCTCTATTTCAGCAATTGCTCCTGCCGTTAAAAAGTCAGCGTATGATTAATTTAACAACGGTTTTAACAGGAATTTCAGGTATACCGCAAACCTATCATTATCAATTTCAAAACGTGGATGTAATCGTTATTGAAGGAATATTTTTACTGAAGCGATCGCTGCTACATTTCTATGATTTTAAGATTTGGATTGACTGTTCATTTGAAACTGCTTTGGAAAGAGCAATCCAGCGAAACCAAGAAGGCATTTCATTAGAACAGATAATTGAGGATTACCAAAAAATTTATTTTCCTGCCCAGAAGGCTCATTTGGCAATTGACAATCCCAAATCAAGTACAGACATGATTTATATTAATGATGCCAAGTTGTTTTAA
- a CDS encoding MarR family winged helix-turn-helix transcriptional regulator, giving the protein MPQLDTSAVSITGRVLRIARLLEKHRESVLVEYGLNVWSFDVLATLRRQGQPFRLKPTELYSLLMLSSGAMTNRIDRLEQDGIVMRVRDAEDRRSVMVQLTPKGIQLADTVMPILFEKEKQMLSQFTADEVQLSIPMLRKLLMLLEQDAKSV; this is encoded by the coding sequence TTGCCACAGCTGGATACCTCAGCAGTAAGCATAACTGGGCGGGTACTGCGAATTGCCCGTCTTCTGGAAAAGCACCGAGAAAGTGTACTTGTTGAGTATGGCTTGAACGTGTGGTCATTTGATGTGTTAGCCACACTGCGACGACAGGGACAACCTTTTCGATTGAAACCGACTGAACTCTATAGTTTGCTTATGCTGTCTTCTGGCGCAATGACAAACCGGATTGACCGCCTAGAACAAGATGGCATAGTCATGCGTGTCCGTGATGCAGAGGATCGGCGCAGTGTCATGGTGCAACTGACCCCCAAAGGAATACAGCTTGCGGATACTGTGATGCCTATTTTGTTTGAGAAAGAGAAACAGATGTTATCTCAATTCACAGCTGATGAAGTGCAACTATCCATCCCAATGCTGCGTAAGCTACTTATGTTACTCGAACAGGATGCGAAATCAGTTTGA
- a CDS encoding DUF4040 domain-containing protein, translating to MNHDSYLYVIIALLPLAAGLLVTQPNPYHALILRGVLGAIAAMVDALLGAADVALTEALMGTMLAIALYAVAVRSSLVMRLGIITEEDGEKSSLQPSGEQDFAQLLENLRSICRKRYMRLELVSYTNPQALQRALIEKEVHAICTQPSQPQEEQVKYHTQTRIPRLYDIMQTELSTPGATLSYVNIADLGEEKL from the coding sequence GTGAATCATGATAGCTATCTTTATGTCATTATTGCCCTGCTTCCCCTAGCTGCGGGTTTGTTGGTGACTCAACCGAATCCCTACCATGCTTTGATTTTGCGGGGAGTTTTGGGGGCGATCGCCGCTATGGTTGACGCGCTCCTCGGTGCCGCAGATGTGGCTTTAACAGAAGCATTGATGGGTACAATGTTGGCGATCGCTCTCTATGCGGTGGCGGTGCGTTCATCCTTGGTGATGCGTCTGGGAATAATTACAGAGGAGGATGGGGAGAAAAGCTCGCTCCAGCCTTCAGGGGAACAGGATTTTGCCCAATTACTGGAAAACCTCCGCAGCATTTGTCGTAAACGTTATATGCGTTTGGAGCTAGTCAGCTACACCAATCCCCAAGCTTTACAACGAGCGCTGATTGAAAAAGAAGTTCATGCCATCTGCACCCAACCCAGTCAACCACAGGAGGAACAGGTAAAGTATCATACCCAAACCAGAATTCCACGCCTCTATGACATCATGCAAACGGAACTTTCGACACCAGGGGCAACCCTATCCTACGTAAATATCGCAGACTTGGGGGAGGAAAAATTATGA
- a CDS encoding DUF1349 domain-containing protein, translating into MEWLNEPPNWSHSHQRIIVTTAPKTDFWRRTHYGFIRDSGHFYFDRISTDFVVDVKIKGNYKDLYDQAGIMIRADEKHWIKTGIEYVDGVQNISAVVTHNYSDWSFTPLLNPPNIFQLRVERCQEAIHIAYLDEYDRYVPFRMAYFPVEQDIQVGIMCASPQGNGYEIIFDDYKLTKKSDKS; encoded by the coding sequence ATGGAATGGCTTAATGAACCTCCTAATTGGTCGCATTCTCATCAGCGAATCATTGTTACAACAGCCCCAAAAACCGATTTTTGGCGTAGGACTCACTATGGTTTTATTCGTGATAGTGGACATTTCTACTTTGACCGAATAAGTACAGATTTTGTGGTCGATGTCAAGATAAAAGGAAACTATAAAGACTTATACGACCAAGCAGGAATTATGATTCGTGCTGACGAGAAACATTGGATTAAAACTGGGATTGAATATGTAGATGGAGTACAAAATATCAGTGCTGTTGTCACTCACAACTATTCAGATTGGTCATTCACTCCTCTGCTAAATCCTCCTAACATTTTTCAGCTAAGAGTTGAGCGATGCCAAGAGGCAATTCATATTGCTTATTTAGATGAATATGACCGCTATGTTCCATTTAGAATGGCTTATTTCCCAGTCGAGCAAGATATTCAAGTTGGAATTATGTGTGCATCACCACAAGGAAATGGGTATGAGATAATTTTTGATGATTATAAATTAACTAAAAAAAGTGATAAATCATGA
- a CDS encoding cation:proton antiporter, giving the protein MSTLTIVWIAVPFFLGFIIFLVPKLNRHLTMWGAIASAGYAIQLFIENQPVKLNLLDNFGVTLEVDQLSAYFILTNALVTAAVALYCWRSEKTAFFYAQMMMLHGSLNAAFACADFISLYVGLEVSGIAAFLLIAYPRSDRSIWVALRYLFVSNTAMLFYLVGAVLVYQTHHSFSFASLKGSPTEAIALIFLGLLVKAGIFVSGLWLPLTHSESETPVSALLSGIVVKASVLPLLRCAAISEELDIIVRIFGVATAVMGVSYAVLEKDTKRMLAFHTISQLGFILAAPAVGGFYTLTHGLVKSSLFLISGSLPSRKFQELKHLTIDRNIWIALVIACLSISGFPLLAGFGAKVLTMKNLLSWQAIVMNVAAVGTAISFAKFIFLPHGKQDEQVTKPGFWMAVILLLTGLVVGNVIYLQAYNLADIAKAIATIGAGWLGYHLIFQRLTVYVPRVFEEFDHLVGVMGLTLILVFWMALA; this is encoded by the coding sequence ATGAGTACCCTGACCATTGTCTGGATTGCAGTACCATTCTTTTTAGGCTTTATTATATTTCTAGTCCCCAAGCTGAACCGACATTTGACAATGTGGGGAGCGATCGCCAGTGCTGGCTATGCCATACAGCTATTTATCGAAAATCAACCAGTAAAACTGAATTTACTGGATAATTTCGGTGTCACCTTGGAGGTAGATCAGTTAAGCGCCTACTTTATTTTGACAAATGCTCTGGTGACTGCTGCGGTTGCTCTGTACTGTTGGCGTAGTGAGAAGACAGCTTTTTTCTATGCCCAGATGATGATGCTCCATGGCAGTTTGAATGCGGCTTTTGCCTGTGCAGATTTTATCAGTTTATATGTGGGTTTAGAGGTGAGTGGGATTGCCGCTTTTCTCTTGATTGCCTATCCCCGTAGCGATCGCTCTATTTGGGTTGCCCTGCGCTATTTATTTGTTAGCAACACTGCGATGTTGTTTTATTTGGTGGGTGCGGTGCTAGTCTATCAAACTCATCATTCCTTTAGTTTTGCCAGTTTAAAGGGTTCACCCACGGAGGCGATCGCCCTGATATTTTTAGGGTTATTAGTCAAAGCAGGTATCTTTGTTTCTGGATTATGGCTACCCCTTACCCACTCGGAATCCGAAACACCAGTTTCTGCCTTACTTTCCGGAATTGTAGTCAAAGCGAGTGTGTTACCTCTGCTGCGTTGTGCTGCCATTTCTGAGGAATTAGATATCATCGTGAGAATTTTCGGTGTGGCAACAGCTGTCATGGGAGTTTCCTATGCTGTCTTAGAAAAAGATACCAAGCGGATGCTGGCTTTTCATACGATTTCCCAGTTAGGTTTTATCCTGGCAGCGCCGGCGGTAGGCGGTTTTTATACCTTAACCCACGGATTGGTGAAATCCTCCCTCTTCCTGATTTCTGGTTCCCTACCCAGTCGCAAATTTCAGGAGCTGAAACATCTGACGATTGATAGAAATATCTGGATTGCTTTAGTTATTGCCTGTTTGTCTATATCCGGATTTCCCTTGTTAGCTGGGTTTGGAGCCAAGGTATTAACTATGAAAAATCTCCTCTCCTGGCAGGCGATCGTCATGAATGTGGCAGCTGTGGGAACAGCTATCTCCTTTGCTAAGTTCATCTTCCTACCCCACGGCAAACAGGATGAGCAAGTCACCAAACCTGGTTTCTGGATGGCAGTCATACTGTTATTGACTGGGTTAGTCGTGGGGAATGTCATCTATCTTCAGGCATATAACCTCGCTGATATTGCTAAAGCCATTGCAACCATCGGTGCCGGTTGGTTGGGATATCATTTGATTTTCCAAAGGTTAACCGTATATGTGCCCCGTGTCTTCGAGGAATTCGATCATCTGGTTGGGGTGATGGGTTTAACTTTAATTCTGGTGTTTTGGATGGCACTCGCTTAA
- the cas5d gene encoding type I-D CRISPR-associated protein Cas5/Csc1, giving the protein MALYHCILTLHDNVFFATREMGILYETEKYLHNWGLSFALFSVDYIPQPYRLQGELAQKPTYLDNKAERNLLHLNQAEIYVFPAHPIHWSYQINTFKSAQVAYYGKSKQFGDKGAEKNYPINYGRAKELAVGSQYRTYIIAPDDIKIPHWIRLGKWAAKIKVETIKIPDNLLKNKSGNYICSHPLNPLDLASNTRILLYNRIVMPPASLISQAQLNGEYLFTNKKDDKQKQDWETFQSQLNPGEYEQIPEQIHLPQGAFYGAGNLAATA; this is encoded by the coding sequence ATGGCACTGTATCACTGTATTTTGACATTACATGATAATGTCTTTTTCGCCACGCGAGAGATGGGAATTCTCTATGAAACGGAAAAATATTTACATAATTGGGGACTAAGTTTTGCTTTATTTTCGGTTGATTATATTCCCCAACCCTATCGTCTTCAAGGTGAATTGGCTCAAAAACCAACCTATTTAGATAATAAAGCCGAGCGTAATCTTTTGCACTTAAACCAAGCTGAAATTTATGTATTTCCGGCTCACCCAATTCATTGGTCTTACCAAATTAATACCTTTAAATCTGCCCAAGTTGCTTACTATGGTAAATCTAAACAATTTGGTGATAAAGGTGCAGAAAAAAATTATCCGATTAATTACGGTAGAGCCAAAGAATTAGCAGTTGGCAGTCAATACCGTACCTATATTATCGCTCCCGATGATATCAAAATACCCCATTGGATTCGATTAGGTAAATGGGCTGCAAAAATCAAAGTTGAAACTATCAAAATTCCCGACAATCTCCTAAAAAACAAATCGGGAAATTATATTTGTTCCCATCCCTTAAACCCCTTAGATTTAGCCAGCAATACCCGCATTCTTCTTTATAATCGAATTGTCATGCCTCCCGCTAGTTTAATTAGTCAAGCTCAATTAAATGGTGAGTATTTATTTACTAACAAAAAGGATGATAAACAGAAACAAGATTGGGAAACATTTCAATCCCAATTAAATCCAGGAGAATACGAACAAATCCCCGAACAAATTCATCTACCCCAAGGAGCATTTTATGGAGCCGGAAACCTCGCAGCTACAGCATGA
- a CDS encoding cation:proton antiporter subunit C, with translation MLEACVFATILCGFFGIILKKNLVMKIVSMDVMSTGVIAYYVLMASREGLFTPILSGTKKVAYADPVPQAVILTAIVIGFSIQALMLVGVMKLARDNPTLESNEIEKNNTP, from the coding sequence GTGTTAGAAGCGTGCGTATTTGCAACAATACTGTGCGGGTTTTTTGGCATCATCCTGAAAAAAAACCTGGTGATGAAAATCGTCTCCATGGATGTGATGAGTACGGGGGTTATTGCCTATTACGTACTGATGGCATCGCGGGAGGGCTTGTTTACGCCAATTCTCTCAGGTACCAAAAAAGTTGCTTACGCCGATCCAGTACCCCAGGCAGTGATTTTGACGGCGATCGTCATCGGCTTTTCTATCCAGGCTTTAATGCTGGTGGGCGTAATGAAACTAGCACGGGATAACCCCACATTGGAAAGCAACGAGATAGAGAAAAACAACACACCATGA
- a CDS encoding Na(+)/H(+) antiporter subunit B → MKWVYILAGIALFVKMLVMPHPDANFDVDIVAAIVKDSGVPNAVSGVIFRNRLYDTIFEVIVFTIAIMGANYLLANERPSCTIYQFTDQGSIVLARLGATIAALVGIELAIRGHLSPGGGFAAGVAGGTAIGLVAITSSPEWMQSIYQRWRAATWEKVSVLVFIVLAVITLAGYELPHGELGTLFSGGALPLLNFLVAVKVALGSWAVILIFIRYRGLL, encoded by the coding sequence ATGAAATGGGTTTACATCTTAGCAGGAATCGCCCTGTTTGTGAAAATGCTGGTCATGCCCCATCCAGACGCAAACTTTGATGTTGATATCGTTGCAGCAATTGTCAAGGATAGTGGTGTTCCCAATGCCGTGTCAGGTGTGATTTTTCGCAATCGCCTCTATGATACTATCTTTGAAGTGATTGTATTTACCATCGCCATCATGGGAGCTAATTACCTCTTGGCGAATGAAAGACCATCCTGTACCATCTATCAGTTTACTGACCAAGGTTCCATTGTCCTCGCCCGTTTAGGAGCTACCATTGCCGCCCTGGTGGGGATAGAATTGGCGATTCGTGGGCACTTGAGTCCCGGTGGTGGCTTTGCCGCAGGGGTAGCTGGGGGAACGGCGATCGGACTAGTGGCAATTACCTCTTCACCGGAATGGATGCAGTCAATTTATCAACGTTGGCGTGCTGCTACCTGGGAGAAGGTATCTGTACTGGTGTTTATTGTGCTAGCGGTAATCACCCTCGCAGGATACGAGTTACCCCACGGGGAGTTAGGAACGCTTTTCAGTGGTGGCGCTCTCCCCCTATTGAATTTCCTCGTTGCTGTCAAAGTTGCCCTCGGTTCCTGGGCAGTGATTTTGATTTTTATCCGCTATCGCGGCTTGTTGTGA
- a CDS encoding DMT family transporter — translation MEIFLALLGAGSAGGFSTISAAVNAQLKTILRSPIAAATINFVVGFSILTLLLALGIFPLYKLDLLFITPWWAFLGGLLGAIFVTLSSLIVPKLGLTTTTLVVVFSQMFMSLVIDQLGWFGAIKYPITTPKILGIATLVVAIAINQLDKNYSAQNYK, via the coding sequence ATGGAAATCTTCTTGGCATTGCTTGGTGCTGGCTCGGCTGGTGGCTTCTCAACAATTAGCGCAGCTGTCAATGCTCAATTAAAAACAATACTCCGCTCCCCAATAGCCGCAGCAACAATTAATTTCGTAGTTGGGTTTAGTATCCTTACATTGCTCCTAGCATTAGGTATTTTCCCACTCTACAAGCTTGACTTACTTTTTATTACTCCTTGGTGGGCATTTTTAGGCGGCTTGCTAGGTGCAATCTTCGTAACCTTAAGTAGTTTAATAGTTCCTAAATTGGGTTTAACTACCACTACTTTAGTTGTTGTCTTTAGCCAGATGTTTATGTCACTGGTAATTGATCAGTTGGGATGGTTCGGTGCTATTAAATATCCAATTACCACACCCAAGATATTAGGAATAGCCACATTAGTAGTAGCGATTGCAATTAATCAATTGGACAAAAACTATTCTGCTCAAAACTACAAGTAG
- a CDS encoding Na+/H+ antiporter subunit E → MIGHLILRLVIWFLLTSDLSLVNIIIGVAIALLLPRGYTSPEKLKDWLDVIVKTLVAIPVAYMEAFEIIFRPHKQEDIILERVKSRRSPRLIFIDIFLITFTPKTIVLKYREEGWYEVHQIHRGKKQS, encoded by the coding sequence ATGATTGGGCATTTGATATTACGACTAGTAATTTGGTTCTTGCTTACCTCGGATTTGAGCTTGGTAAATATCATCATTGGTGTTGCCATTGCCCTGCTTTTGCCCCGTGGTTACACATCTCCAGAAAAATTAAAAGATTGGCTAGATGTGATAGTTAAAACCCTCGTGGCGATTCCAGTGGCATATATGGAAGCCTTTGAAATCATTTTCCGTCCTCACAAGCAAGAAGACATCATTTTGGAGCGGGTGAAATCTCGGCGATCGCCCCGTTTAATTTTCATCGATATCTTCCTGATTACCTTTACACCCAAAACCATTGTTTTGAAATATCGGGAAGAGGGTTGGTACGAAGTACACCAGATTCACAGGGGGAAAAAACAGTCATGA
- the cas6 gene encoding CRISPR-associated endoribonuclease Cas6, translated as MEPETSQLQHELSDNITNSYTNKSTTLHSIVVELAAAENGEIPPTLSRALHALVLHWIAIANPAIAESIHNAQNSPITISNLLGNRRREGTRIGDYFYFRISLLDGSLIEPLMRGFEQSETQAIALADFRFVLRNLYALPGTHQLAGAADYSLLSNPPQVLHDIELNFLSPTSFKQNQNIQTFPLPELVFNSLQRRWNIFAPTQYHLPNCEWNGTVSAYELKTYALKMEGGAEVGAQGWVRYRFNDNETARFATILANFAFFAGVGRKTAMGMGQTQLCLGMREMREMRGTKGRGEERGTKGRGEKRGTRGK; from the coding sequence ATGGAGCCGGAAACCTCGCAGCTACAGCATGAATTATCCGATAATATCACCAATTCATATACAAACAAATCCACCACCCTACATTCAATTGTCGTCGAGTTAGCAGCAGCAGAAAATGGAGAAATACCACCCACTCTGTCCCGTGCTTTACACGCACTAGTTTTACATTGGATAGCGATCGCAAATCCCGCGATCGCGGAATCAATCCACAATGCTCAAAATTCACCAATTACAATTTCCAACCTACTGGGAAACCGTCGTCGCGAAGGAACCCGAATTGGCGATTATTTCTACTTTCGGATTAGCTTATTAGATGGTAGTTTAATCGAACCCTTAATGCGAGGATTTGAACAGTCTGAAACTCAAGCCATAGCACTCGCTGATTTTCGCTTTGTATTGCGGAATTTATATGCATTACCGGGAACCCATCAACTCGCAGGAGCAGCAGATTATTCGCTATTATCCAACCCACCCCAGGTTTTACATGACATCGAATTAAACTTTTTATCTCCCACCAGTTTCAAACAAAATCAAAACATCCAAACCTTCCCCTTACCCGAATTAGTATTTAATTCCCTGCAACGACGCTGGAATATTTTCGCACCCACACAATACCACCTACCTAATTGTGAATGGAATGGGACAGTTTCTGCCTACGAACTCAAAACCTATGCACTGAAAATGGAAGGTGGTGCAGAAGTGGGAGCGCAAGGTTGGGTACGCTACCGATTTAATGACAATGAAACCGCACGTTTTGCCACAATTTTGGCTAATTTCGCCTTTTTTGCCGGAGTTGGTCGAAAAACCGCCATGGGAATGGGACAAACACAGTTATGTTTGGGGATGAGGGAGATGAGGGAGATGAGGGGGACAAAGGGGAGGGGGGAGGAAAGGGGGACAAAGGGGAGGGGGGAGAAAAGGGGGACAAGGGGGAAATAA
- a CDS encoding monovalent cation/H(+) antiporter subunit G codes for MINLLSYTCIGIGIIFWFWGTWHLVSDRSVLYKLHGLSVADTLGSMIIIVGLMLQIPGKLPLLLLGIISLAIWNTMLGYVLAYCSTQETNRES; via the coding sequence ATGATTAACCTTCTTAGTTATACCTGTATTGGTATCGGTATCATTTTCTGGTTTTGGGGAACCTGGCATTTAGTCAGCGATCGCTCCGTATTATACAAACTCCATGGTCTTTCCGTTGCCGATACCCTCGGTTCTATGATTATTATCGTCGGCTTAATGCTGCAAATACCAGGAAAATTACCCCTACTTCTCCTTGGTATTATCTCCCTCGCCATCTGGAATACCATGCTGGGTTACGTGTTGGCATATTGTTCCACTCAGGAGACAAACCGTGAATCATGA
- a CDS encoding DMT family transporter → MTPIRLVLRGSVPNGQSYLYVLLALLNGAILPIQSNLNAQLARSLNSVPLAADISYLVGSIALISLLYTGWFGHPDWSALAKAPRWSLMGGLFGVWYITSSAYFTSILGTTLTQGLIICGQAIAGLVTDHFGWLGVNRRRLTANRRLVMGLLVVAIFLLSLPT, encoded by the coding sequence ATGACACCCATACGTCTAGTTCTCCGGGGGTCTGTCCCTAATGGTCAAAGCTACTTGTATGTTCTACTAGCATTGCTGAACGGTGCTATCTTGCCAATTCAAAGCAATCTCAATGCTCAATTAGCGCGATCGCTCAATTCTGTACCCCTAGCCGCAGATATCTCTTACCTTGTCGGCTCAATTGCGTTGATTAGCTTGTTATACACAGGTTGGTTTGGTCATCCAGATTGGTCTGCTTTAGCCAAAGCTCCCCGATGGAGTCTAATGGGTGGTTTATTTGGAGTTTGGTATATTACCTCCAGTGCTTATTTCACCTCTATTTTGGGGACTACCTTGACTCAGGGGTTAATTATTTGTGGACAAGCGATCGCTGGCTTAGTGACTGACCATTTTGGCTGGTTGGGAGTCAACCGCCGTCGTCTGACAGCTAATCGTCGCCTGGTGATGGGACTGTTAGTTGTGGCAATTTTTTTGCTTTCGTTACCAACCTAA